TCTGTGATTCTGTTGTCCACCAATGCCTGTTTGACCGGATCCGCAAGGTTTGTCAGGCGCATGGTATTGGTCACCGCCACGCGGCTCTTGCCGACGCGGCGGGCGATCATCTCGTGTGAGAGACCGAAGTCATCCGCCAGTTGATGATAAGCTTCGGCTTCCTCCATCGGGTTCAAATCTGCCCGCTGAACGTTCTCGATCAACGCCAGTTCGAGGAATTCCTGGTTGCTCGCCTGCCGCGTCACCACAGGGACGGTTTTCAACCCGGCGCGCTGCGCAGCCTGCCAGCGGCGTTCTCCCGCGATCAGGATAAACGTGCCGTCGTTCTTCGGCGAGACGATCAACGGCTGGATGACCCCATGTTCCCGAATGGACGATGCCAACTCGTCCAATTCTTCCTCCTTGAAATGCACGCGCGGCTGGCGCGGGTTGCGTTTGATGGCTTCCACCGCCACCTGCTGAATGCCGCCATGCCCGCCTTTGGCGAGCGGGATGGAAGACTTCCCGCCGGGGATGAGCGCATCCAAACCTTTGCCGAGACCTTTTCGTTGAGCCATGTTTTCTACCTTTTCAAACACGAAGGGTCAAAATGCGTCGCTAAGGTATTCCTTTGGGTCCCTCGTGACGATTTGCGTTTAATTCTTATCGCCTTTCAATAATTCCTTCGCCAGTGCCTCGTATGCCTGTGCTCCGGGAGAATGCGGCGCGTATTCAGAAATGGGAAGCCCATACGATGGCGCCTCCGCCAAACGGACACTGCGCGGAACGATGCTTTTGAAGACCTGGTTCGGGAAGTGCTTGTTCACCTCGCGCACCACGTCGGTCGATAGGTTTGTCCGATTGTCGAACATCGTCAGCACCACGCCGCGCACTTTCAGTTCAGGGAAAAGAGCCGAACGGACGCGCTCGAGCGTTTCCGTCAACTGCCCCAATCCCTCCAGCGCAAGATACTCGCATTGCACCGGCACGATCACGCCGTCCATCGCCGCCATCAATCCGTTGACGGTCAGCAATCCGAGCGAAGGCGGACAATCGATCAAAACATAATCAAAGCGTCTTGCCACTTTCAATACCGCTCTGCGCAAACGCGACTCGCGAGCAAGTTCATCGACGAGTTCCACCTCTGCGCCAGCCAGCGCCGGTGACGAAGGCAAAAGGGATAATTTCAAACGCTCGTTCAATAAAATGTAGGGGAATATATCTTCATCGCCGAGCAAGGCTTCGTACGTGCTGTTCTCCACAGCGAGTTTATCCACGCCGAGGCAGGATGTCGCGTTTGCCTGCGGGTCGAGATCGACCACAAGCACGCGCAGTCCCATCCTGGCAAGATATGCCGCAAGGTTGATGGTGGTCGTGGTCTTGCCCACGCCGCCCTTTTGATTCACGAGCGTATAAACCTTCGTCAAGATAAAACCTCCATCTTGCAATGTTCGATCTCTGCCCTTGTCGGGATCCCACCCAGCCCGGTGCGCGTGACCGAATGCGCGGCGAGATGCACGGCAAATCGAGCCGCCTCCCACGGATCGCGCGTTTGGTGGAAGCGGGCGAAGAACGCCGCCGCAAAAATATCTCCCGCGCCTGTCGCGTCCAATTCATCGACCTGCGGCGGACGAAACCGCCTGCGGTCGCCATGCCAGTGCATCACCGCGCCCTGGTCCCCTTCGGTAACACAAAGCAGATTTGTGTGATGCGCCATCCATTCGACAAGTTCGAGATCGCGGTTGATGTCTTCGAGACTCAACACCACGCCTCCCACCCGACCGAGGACCTGATCGCTGTTTTCCCAGGCTTTTGCATCCACCGAACCTTTTTCATCCCATCCCCGCATCCATCCTTGCGGAGTGACTCCCACCCACGAATTCGGGAATTTCCCCGCCATGTTCGCATCCACTTCCTGAGCGATGGGGGCGAGATGGACGATCGGAGCAGTCCGCCAAACCTGGGGGATATCCTCAAAGGAGATCGATGCCGCGCGATGATGAAGCGTCTGTTTTCTTCCATTCCCGGTTTTCAAATTTTCAAACACCGTGCTTGTTTCGGTTGGGATGTTTAAAATCTGAATCCCATCAAGCAGATCGAGCGGGGCATCCTTCCCTGCCGAAGTCACAACACCCACGCGCATGCCCATTGCCTTTGCCGTCAATGCGGCGTAACTTACCGTTCCGCCGAGCTGATGTCCTGCAGGCGTAACATCCAGTGCCGCATGACCGACAAGAAGATAATCCACAGGGTAAAGTTCAGGCATGGTCGAATTATACCGTGAGGGCGGACGGTAGACGATGGACAACAGGCGATAAAAAAGACCGCAGACATACATCCACGGTCCATAGCCTTTCGTACACGATCTGATTATTCTTTTGGCAGAATAACCACTTTACGATACGGTTCCTCTCCGGTGCTTTCGGTCTTGACGGCGGGATGCCCGCGCAGTTCGATGTGAACGACACGCCGTTCGCCCGAAGGCATGGGCTCCATCGTCACTTTGCGCCCGGTCTTTGTGACCTGGTCTGCCATGCGGTTTGCGAGCTGGCGAATTTGTTTTTCGCGGCGGGCGCGATACCCCTCCACATCCACGATCAATTGAACCCACTGCTGGGACTGCTTACCGACGATCAAGGAAGCCACATGCTGGAATGCCGTAAGCGTTTCAGCGCGGCGTCCAATGAGAGCCGTAAGATCGTCGCCGCGCACATCCACCAAAATGGTGCGGTGCTCGCCGTTGTCCATTTCATCGTAATGAGCCGAGACCTGGGCCGTCAAGCCCATGTGATGAATTAGTTTGGAGACCACATCCTCCGCAATGTTTATAACCGGGTCGTGCTCGATTACCCCGTTCCTTGTTTCAGGTTTTTGCGGTGCCGGTTTTTGTTCCACAGTCTTCTTCTCGACCCTGGGTTTGGGTTCAGCCGCTTTCGGCTTGGACTCCGCCTTTTTAGGCGGAACAGGTTTCGGTTCCGGTTTTGATGCGGGACGATCGGGTTGGGGCGGGGGATTTACCGAAAGTCTCACCCGCACCTGGCGGCCGCCAAGTCCGAACAATCCCTTCGAGCCGGAATCCAACACTTCCACTGAAACCGCATCGGCGGTCAGACCAAGTTGGTCGAGACCCTGACGGATGGCTTCCTCAACGGACGGAGCGATAACTTCGAGTGTAGTGCGCTCATTCATAGAGCCTCCCTATTTTTTTGCCGGGGGATTTTTATCGCCGCCAGGCAGCAGGCTGCGCCAGTTGACGCGCCCGGTAGCGGCATATTGGATGATGCCGAGCAGGTTGCTTGCTATGAAATAGATCGACAATCCGGAGGCATAATTGACCGAGAAGAGGAAGAGCATGATGGGCATTTGGATGCTCATGATTTTGGCGGTCTGCGCGGATTGGTCGTTGGGATTCGCCGACGGGGGCATGGTGAGTTTGCTCTGCAGGTAGGTGGTCAGCGCCACGATCAACGCAAGCACGGGGATGGCAAAACCGAATATCTCCGTTCGCTCAGGCAGTCCCATGTCCATCCACAGGAACTTGCTGTTGAGCGGCACAAGCTCTGCGGCATTCTGAAAATCATACAACCGGCGCGAGAGGTTCAAGATACTGAGCGGTCCGGAACCGATGGCATAATTGATGGCGGGAATGAGCGCAAACAGGATGGGAAACTGGATGAGCATCGGGAGACAGGAGCCGAAGACATTGACCCCGCGCTCGCGCTGGATGCGGAACTGTTCCTGCGCCAGTTTTTCCTTATCCTTGGCGTATTTTTTCTGGACGGCGATCCATTCCTTGTCGTTCTGGAGTTCCTGCATGGCTTGCTGACCCTTCATCTGTTGAGCGTTGAGGGGCCATGTCAGGACACGGATCAACACGGTAAACAGAATGAGCGCCAGCCCGAAATTCCGCCCGACCAGCCCGTAGATGAAGATCATGATGTTGATCATCAGGTCGATGATGAAGTTGAAGTTGGTGAACGCCACGAACAAAACACCGATGACCAGGAACGTTTTCCACGAACCCTTGAGAAGTTCGGCTGGATTTTCCGGTAATTGCGCTTGCTGGGTTTGATTGCCTGGATTCTTCATAAGTTGTCAATCTCTTTATTTTTCGGGAAAGGTCCGCTTCACATCGCCGTCGCGATCGAGCGTAACGAAGTAGTAGTCTGATTGCAGGTATGCCACAAGGATGTATTCGCCAGAAACCACCGGAGTGGAATAGACATTCCCTTCCTGGTCGGGACGGTACCACACCTCGAAATCGGATCCATCTTTAAGCACGGAATAGACGTCGCCAGACTCGGTGGCTACGATGATCCGATCGTCCACGATCAGCGGACTGGCGGTAATCGCGCCATCGAGTTGAATCGGGTCAAAATTCCAATCGCCTGTTTTGGTATTGTACGAATAAAAATATCCCGCCACGTCGCCGAAATACAAATTATCGCCGTCGGTCACCGGGGTCCCCCACACCCAGTCGTTCGTATCCTTGACTGATTCATGGTCGCCGGTGGCAGGGTCGAAGCGTTCCAGTTTGCTGGCAAGCGAGCCGACATATAACATGCCGTCTGCGCCGAGGACGGGGGCGCCTGGTACGGCAGCGTCGAGCTGGTGCTGCCATTCGATTGCATACGATTCCAGGTTGATCGCAAAGATGCGGTGATCGAGCGAGGTCACGAAGATGCGCGTGCCATCGCTGACGGGTTGTGCCCAAAGCCGGTTGGTCTCCGACCCGCCGGAAAGTTCGATCTTTTCGATCGCGCTCTTCTCGGATCTCCCATCCGTCAAATCGAGGACATAGACGTTGCCGTCTGAGTTCGGGGCAAACAGGCGGTCATCCACGACAAGGGGAGGCGCAACCCAATGTCCCTTCACGTCTGAGAAGGTCCAGGCGATATTCGGAGCCTTGTCGGAGGTTATGTCGTTGGTATCAAGGGCGTAAAGGGTGTGTTTGTTACCCGAGTCGGGAACGATCAATAATTCATCTTCTGTGAGCACAGGGGTCGTGACGAAAAGGCTGGGATTCGATCCCAGGAAACCGCCGCTTACGCTAAATTGCCACAATTCCGCCCCGGTGTTGACATCCACTGCAAAAACCGCATTTGTGTGCGCCAGGTACGCCACTTTATCGCTGGCAGCCAGACCTGGCCATGCGCTTGGGCCGGTACAGCCAGCCAGGAAAACGGCTGCGAACAGCGCAAACGCAATAAAGGAAATCTTTTTTGGCATCGAAAATTCGTACTCCTATGGAACGGGGTCATACCCGCCGGGATTGAAAGGGTTACAACGCAAGACCCGCCAGGCCGCCATGAAAGAACCTTTCAATGCGCCGTATTTATAAACCGCCTGGTAACCGTAGTGCGAACAGGACGGATAAAAGCGGCAGGTATTGGCGGGCAGACCTGGTGAAATGAGTTTTTGATACAGACGAATCAAAGCCAGCAGGAAGATGCGCGGAAGATTCCCAATCGTCCGGGGCATATCGCGCAGCTGCGGTTCATGGGAATAATCGTGCAGGTGGAATTGCTCGTCGAATTCAGGATTCATCTATTGGGAGAAGAAGTCCGGCGCGTTTGAGGAGGCTCATCAAAGCGGAGCGGCAGTCTGCCAGGGTTGCAGAAGCAAGCGCGGGTCTGGCGATCAGGATCAGGTCCCAGCCGGAGGCGTTGTCCTGGGCTTGTCGAAGGGCGATGGAAGGGATGAGAGTCCGCATCGCTTCGCGCAGGAGACGCTTCGCACGGTTGCGATGGACAGCGGTTCCCGTCATCTTACCCGCCGCTATGCCGACCTTTAAATGACCGCTTGATTCATTAGCCTGCGCCACCAATACAACAAGCGGATGGGCATAAGACTTGCCGGTCCGCCGCACCCGCTTGAAATCTTCAGACCGGGACAGTCGAAATCGTCTCTGCACCCGCGCCTCATGATATCTCCGCGACGAACGCTGGAGAATTACCAGCGAGTCCGTTTGACGTGATTGTTTGCTGAAACAGTAAGTTTATGGCGTCCCTTCAGGCGGCGGCGCTTGAGGACGGCGCGCCCATCGGCAGTCGCCATGCGCGAACGGAAACCATGCACGCGCACGCGGCGGCGGATCTTGGGCTGATACGTTCGTTTTGTCATTCTACGATCTTCCTATTCCTTGAGATGATTACACAATCCCCGATGGGATGGGTGTTCTGAGTCGGATAAGCGCATTATTTTACCGCAGAGGGAGGGAATCGGTCAATTTGATTTTAAACCGGACTCCAACGACTCCCGTCGTTTGAAGGTCGAAAGTCTGGAGACTTTCAACTCCCTTTCTCCTCATGCAAAATACTTTTCCCAAAGGGGTTTGGTTTTGGCGGGGTCGATAAACGACGACTCGAAAGCAAGGCGATTGCAGGTGTGGATGTCCTCCATGCTCATGCCAAGGATTTCGTGCGCGATTCGATATTCGTTGTTGACATTGGTTTCCAGCACTTCCGGATCGTCCGAGTTGATCGTGACCCGCACGCCAAGATCGAACAATCTTTTGAGCGGATGCGCCTCGATCGTCGGGACGGAGTTGGTCAGGTAATTCGACCAGGGATTCACCTCGAGGGTGATTCCGCGCTCGACGATCAGTTCGACAACCTTCATGTCTTCGATACTGTGGATTCCGTGGCCGATACGGTCCGGTTGGAAATTCCTGATGGTCTCAGCCACATAAGAGGCGGGCGTATCTTCGCCCGAATGGATGGTGACTTTCAGCCCGGCGTCTTTTGCCTTGAGAATCGGTCTGATGAAATCCCTTGCCGGGTAGATCTTTTCGCCATCCGCAAGATCAACCGCCTGGATGTATTTCCTATGCCTGATCGCCCAATCCACGGTTTTGACGCAGGATTCAGCGCCCATGCTTCGGGATGTGATGGCGACCATGCCGATCGCCATGTCGAATTCTTTTTCCGCACGTGCCTGCGCGCGGAGCAAACCTTCGAGACAGGCATCCCAGTCCAGATTATGACCATGGAACGCCCAATCGGGCGAAAAGCGCACTTCGAAGAGTTTGATATTCTGTTTTGCGCAGTCTTCGAAGAGCTCCCAGGCGATCCTTTCGACAACCGCGGGCGATGTGATGCTTCGCTGGAAAATATCGAACGCCTCCAGCACCGCCTGCAGGTCTTCCATCTGGTCGAGGACCTTGACGTGCTTGTCCAATTCCTCCACCTCATAGGAAGGCAGGGAAATGTCGAATTCCTTCGCCACGTCGATGATGGTCTGGGTGCGAATCGCGCCCTCAAGGTGGCAGTGGATTTCGGTCTTGGGAATGGAATTGTATTTTGGGTCGAAGATTTTCATGGGGAATCCTGGTGTTTTCACCACAGATGAATGGACTGGCTTATTTTACCCGCTTCCCAAACGCAGCGCCGCCTGCAAAAGTACGTTCGCGCCGTTGACACAATCTTTCCACTCGGTAAACTCGCGCGGAGAGTGGCTCGCTCCATCCACCGATGGGACGAAGATCATCCCCACGGGGCACACATCCGCAAGCGATTGAGCATCATGACCGGCGCCGGAGGGAAGAGGCGTATGCGACAATCCAAGGTCATTGCAAGCCTCGGCAAAGTTGTTGCGGATGGTTTCATCCATCAGGCTTGGCGAGTGCCTGCCAAGATATTCAGTCTTCAGACTCAAACCGAAGCGTCCGGCTTCGCGTTCCGCCAATTCGAGCAAGGCTTGATTCAACCGGTCGAATTGTTCTTCATCCGGCGAGCGAAATTCGAGAGACACATCCACCTGCGCAGGGACAATGTTGAAGGCACCCGGCGCGAACTCCATTCGACCCACGTTCACCACACAATTCGGAAATTTGCGCATGACCATTTCCCGCGCCGCCAATGTGAACGCGCTCGAGCCCAATGACGCATCACGCCGGTCTTCCATTGTCGTCGAACCGGCATGATCCGCCTTGCCGATGAATGTTAAACGATATGACCAGATGCCGACAATGGCATTAACGATGCCAATATCCATATTCGCGCGTTCCAATCTTTTTCCCTGCTCGATGTGCAGTTCCAAATAACCTGCCAAGTCTTCCTTCCTTCGTGCCGCATTCAACATGCCGGATTCATTCAACCCTGCCCGTTGCATCCCTTCTAGCAATTTCCCCCGTCCGCCGCGCGGTTTTTGCAAATCATCGGGATGAAGGTGGCCGGCAAGCGCCGCGCTGCCAAGTAGACCGACAAGCGTGCCTTCTTCATCGGTGAAATCCATCGCCTCCAAATGGACTTTTAGCCTGATCCTGTTTTCTCGGACCGTTTTCAACACTTCGAGTGCGGCCATTACACCGAGAGCGCCGTCGAACCGCCCGCCGTTTGGGACAGAATCCAAATGCGAACCGAGAATCAGCGTTGGCGCGGAGGGATCGTCGCATGGTAATACAGCAAAATGGTTCCCCGCCCCATCGGTGCGGAATTCGAATCCGCTTTGTTCGATGTGATCACGGAACCACTTCCGGGCGGCAAGGTGCGCCTCGCTGAAGGTGGGCCGGTCCACGCCCGAATCAGCCGTGGCGCCGATGGAGGCTAACTGGTTGAAGGAATCCAGCATCCGGTCCGGGTTGATGCGAAGGGAGGAAAAGGCTTGGGTCATGTGTTAAAGTCTCCAGTATCCCGTATATCATAACAAAACAGGAGTCGATGTTCGACTCCTGTTTCATAATCGGCGTCATCCTGAAATGGAGCGGGAGATTCATCGCTTCGCCCAGAATGACATGGATGGGAAGAGGTTTTATTTGGTCTTGATGTTGATGGTCTTGGGTTTGACTTCATCCGCTTTGGGAAGCGTGATGGTCAATACGCCGTTCTCGAAATCCGCTTTGGACTTGTCGGCCACGACCTCGGTGGGCAGGACGATCGAGCGTTCGAAGGCGCCCCAGCGCTGTTCGCGGATGTGATACGCTTTTTCCTTCGTCTCACTATCCTGCCTGGCTTCGCCCTTGATGGTGAGGACTTCGCCGGTGACGTTGATCTGGACCTCATCCGCCTTGATGCCGGGGAGGGCGGCTTTCACAACGACCTCATTATCGGTCTGGTACATATCCACGGCGGGAATGGACCAGTTGTTGCCGGTGAGGCTGAGCGGGCGGGTGAACGCGTCGTCGAAGAGGCGATCCATGGCTTCACGCAGGGTCATCATCTCGCGAGCGGGCTCCCAACGAATTAAATTAGACATAGGTACCTCCTTTTGAGTTTTGGTTTGTTTCATGCCCCTAATTTAAAACGCCTGCGTTAGAAGAACACAAGCGTTTTGTATTCATTTTGTTAGAGAAGACAGGTCAACATGCCTGTGCCGGCTATTCTTTGTTTCTTTTGAAATCGACGAAGCGATAGCCCACTCCGCGCTCGGTGAGGATGTAGACCGGGTTTGCCGGGTCTTTCTCCAGTTTCTGGCGGAGGTAGTTGATATACAGGCGGACGTAGTGCGGTTCGTCCCGATATTCATAGCCCCATACTTTTTGGAGCAACTGGTCATGAGAGACGACCCAGCCAGCGTTTTGAACCAGGTGATAAAGCAGGCGATATTCCGTCGGACGGAGTTTGACGAGCTTGCCCTCCAGCCAGATCTCGCGGCGTTCGAAGTCGATCTTGAGGCGCTTATCGATCTCGATCAATCCGTGCATGGAGCCAGTGGCGCCTTCGGTGCGGCGCAGAACGGCTTTGATGCGGCTGACCAGTTCGCGCGGACTAAACGGTTTAGTGATGTAATCATCCGCTCCCTGCTCCAGCCCGCGGACGCGGTCATCCTCCTCGCCTTTGGCGGTGAGCATGATGACGGGCACATTGCTAAAATCACGAATGGTTTCGAGGACATCGAAGCCGTCGATATCCGGCATCATCACATCGAGAAGGATGAGGTCGGGGGTGAAATCACGGATCTTTTGGATTGCCTGCTTTCCATTGAACGCCTCCCCCACCTGGAAGCCATCGTGCTCCAGGTTCATGCGGATGAAGCGAACCATGCGCTCCTCGTCATCCACAACGAGAATGCGCCTCCTGTCTAAATCTGCCATTTATTCCCTCACAAAGCCGATGATCTTTTCGTCCTGGGCGTCTCCGAGGATCTCGATGAAACTCACCTTGGCAAGAGGCCAGATGACCTTGTCGGTACCGGGGTCGATATAGTGCAGGTCCTTCCCGTCCTTTTGGCGCGGGTTGGTAAGGACAATGATATTGTCAGTGGGTTTGGGAAGGTCTTCCACTTCCCCGGCGACGGATACCTCATTGGGTATATGCAGGATCACGGTGAATGCCATGTCAATTCGTTCTCCTTGTAATTACTCTTTTTCGATCAGGACCTGAATCCTCATTTTGCCGAGCGCAAGAATATCGCCATGCTTGAGCATCTGCTCGGTATTTGGAGTCATTCGGTTTCCGTTGATGTAGGTCCCGTTCGCAGATCCGAGATCCATGAAGGCAACTTTTTCCCCGTTGCGCCGGATGACCGCATGCAGGCGCGAAACCCCCGCCGCATACGCCTGATAGGGCGAAAGGTCGATATCCGGCATGATGGGCTGCCCCTCGCTGATTCTACCCATGGTGAATTCATTCCGGGAGGAAAGCGGCAGGACCTGACCGGTATCGAGAAGATAGAGGTTCGCCCATGCATCCTCTCCCTCCACGGGCCCGCTCATCTCCCCAGTGGTGCGTTGGCTGGTGTATTTGAGGTTTTCTGTCGCGATCGTCTGGGTCGTCAATGTATCCCTTCCGATGAGTTGTGCGCCGCATTCAGCGCAAAACAATGCGCCGGTCATATTGGCATGCTTGCAATTGGAACAGATGATCATGTTGGTTTCTCCTTGCCACTGCCCAATAACAGCGCCCGGGTTTTGTATTTTATATCCTTGCTGCCCGATTCGCTCCAGGCACGTTGGTTTTCCAGGTTTTGCGCTTCTAGCAAGGCGGTTTTTGCAATGCCCGTCTCACCCTGCGAAAGCAGGTGGGTGGCAAGATTTTGCAGGTGGCGCGCCGCCTCATCATGGCGCCCCTGACTGGCCGCCACCTGCGCCCGTTCCTGCATTCGGTAAAGAGTCAGGCGGGAAAGCGCCTTGAGTACTTTTGTCGGCGGAGGTTCGGCTTTGGGTTCTGGATAGACATTCCGGATCAGCCGGAACCGAATTGGAGGAACCGGCAAAGGCTGGGAGACAACAGACGCCTTCAAGAGTCCATCCAAAAGCAGGACATCGTGATTCTCAAGCGCAGTTGGCCTGACCACAAGTTCGAGGAGGATATGCAGGGGCGTATCCCGCAGGATCGGACCCAGGTGCATAGGCGATCTTACCTCGATTTGGCTGCCCTCCGGCTGAAGGCGAAAGGCAAAATTGAGCTTTATGTGCTCCTGTTCGCTGAATTCAAGCAGCACTTCATCTGCATATGTGCTGGTGAGCGCTTTGAATTTCTCGACCAGGAATCTTTCGATATCCCTTGGTTCCGAAATGTATACAGAGGAACCGCCGGTCTTGCCTGCCAATGCGTCCAAAAAGATGTCGTTCCATTCAGAACCGATCCCCATGCCGGTAATACCAACATTTTGTTGAGCAGCCTCTTCCGCAAGGTTCAGGCAGGCCTGCTCATCCCCGTAGGTTTCCCCATCGGTAAGAAGGATGATGTGATTGACTCTCGACGGGTCAAGTGTGCGGCGGATCTCCTTCATACCCGCCTCCAACCCCTGGAAAATCTCCGTGCCCCCGGACGTTTGCATCATCTGGATGCTGTTTTCCTGTTTCCTCCGATCCAGATTGATCGAAGCAGGCACAACCACTTCTGCACGGTCACTGAAGGAGACGATGCTGAGTACATCCTGCG
This portion of the Anaerolineales bacterium genome encodes:
- a CDS encoding ParB/RepB/Spo0J family partition protein, which gives rise to MAQRKGLGKGLDALIPGGKSSIPLAKGGHGGIQQVAVEAIKRNPRQPRVHFKEEELDELASSIREHGVIQPLIVSPKNDGTFILIAGERRWQAAQRAGLKTVPVVTRQASNQEFLELALIENVQRADLNPMEEAEAYHQLADDFGLSHEMIARRVGKSRVAVTNTMRLTNLADPVKQALVDNRITEGHARALLGLSTQKAQTSALQTIINLSLSVRQAEELVRKLTGQRPVKVRKFIRNADVSDVEKRLQRSLGTKVTLKHGKKGGTVTIYYYSDEELNALLKKMT
- a CDS encoding ParA family protein — encoded protein: MTKVYTLVNQKGGVGKTTTTINLAAYLARMGLRVLVVDLDPQANATSCLGVDKLAVENSTYEALLGDEDIFPYILLNERLKLSLLPSSPALAGAEVELVDELARESRLRRAVLKVARRFDYVLIDCPPSLGLLTVNGLMAAMDGVIVPVQCEYLALEGLGQLTETLERVRSALFPELKVRGVVLTMFDNRTNLSTDVVREVNKHFPNQVFKSIVPRSVRLAEAPSYGLPISEYAPHSPGAQAYEALAKELLKGDKN
- a CDS encoding ribokinase; this translates as MPELYPVDYLLVGHAALDVTPAGHQLGGTVSYAALTAKAMGMRVGVVTSAGKDAPLDLLDGIQILNIPTETSTVFENLKTGNGRKQTLHHRAASISFEDIPQVWRTAPIVHLAPIAQEVDANMAGKFPNSWVGVTPQGWMRGWDEKGSVDAKAWENSDQVLGRVGGVVLSLEDINRDLELVEWMAHHTNLLCVTEGDQGAVMHWHGDRRRFRPPQVDELDATGAGDIFAAAFFARFHQTRDPWEAARFAVHLAAHSVTRTGLGGIPTRAEIEHCKMEVLS
- a CDS encoding Jag N-terminal domain-containing protein; the encoded protein is MNERTTLEVIAPSVEEAIRQGLDQLGLTADAVSVEVLDSGSKGLFGLGGRQVRVRLSVNPPPQPDRPASKPEPKPVPPKKAESKPKAAEPKPRVEKKTVEQKPAPQKPETRNGVIEHDPVINIAEDVVSKLIHHMGLTAQVSAHYDEMDNGEHRTILVDVRGDDLTALIGRRAETLTAFQHVASLIVGKQSQQWVQLIVDVEGYRARREKQIRQLANRMADQVTKTGRKVTMEPMPSGERRVVHIELRGHPAVKTESTGEEPYRKVVILPKE
- a CDS encoding membrane protein insertase YidC; its protein translation is MKNPGNQTQQAQLPENPAELLKGSWKTFLVIGVLFVAFTNFNFIIDLMINIMIFIYGLVGRNFGLALILFTVLIRVLTWPLNAQQMKGQQAMQELQNDKEWIAVQKKYAKDKEKLAQEQFRIQRERGVNVFGSCLPMLIQFPILFALIPAINYAIGSGPLSILNLSRRLYDFQNAAELVPLNSKFLWMDMGLPERTEIFGFAIPVLALIVALTTYLQSKLTMPPSANPNDQSAQTAKIMSIQMPIMLFLFSVNYASGLSIYFIASNLLGIIQYAATGRVNWRSLLPGGDKNPPAKK
- a CDS encoding PQQ-binding-like beta-propeller repeat protein; the encoded protein is MPKKISFIAFALFAAVFLAGCTGPSAWPGLAASDKVAYLAHTNAVFAVDVNTGAELWQFSVSGGFLGSNPSLFVTTPVLTEDELLIVPDSGNKHTLYALDTNDITSDKAPNIAWTFSDVKGHWVAPPLVVDDRLFAPNSDGNVYVLDLTDGRSEKSAIEKIELSGGSETNRLWAQPVSDGTRIFVTSLDHRIFAINLESYAIEWQHQLDAAVPGAPVLGADGMLYVGSLASKLERFDPATGDHESVKDTNDWVWGTPVTDGDNLYFGDVAGYFYSYNTKTGDWNFDPIQLDGAITASPLIVDDRIIVATESGDVYSVLKDGSDFEVWYRPDQEGNVYSTPVVSGEYILVAYLQSDYYFVTLDRDGDVKRTFPEK
- the yidD gene encoding membrane protein insertion efficiency factor YidD: MPRTIGNLPRIFLLALIRLYQKLISPGLPANTCRFYPSCSHYGYQAVYKYGALKGSFMAAWRVLRCNPFNPGGYDPVP
- the rnpA gene encoding ribonuclease P protein component, whose amino-acid sequence is MQRRFRLSRSEDFKRVRRTGKSYAHPLVVLVAQANESSGHLKVGIAAGKMTGTAVHRNRAKRLLREAMRTLIPSIALRQAQDNASGWDLILIARPALASATLADCRSALMSLLKRAGLLLPIDES
- the rpmH gene encoding 50S ribosomal protein L34, whose product is MTKRTYQPKIRRRVRVHGFRSRMATADGRAVLKRRRLKGRHKLTVSANNHVKRTRW
- the add gene encoding adenosine deaminase yields the protein MKIFDPKYNSIPKTEIHCHLEGAIRTQTIIDVAKEFDISLPSYEVEELDKHVKVLDQMEDLQAVLEAFDIFQRSITSPAVVERIAWELFEDCAKQNIKLFEVRFSPDWAFHGHNLDWDACLEGLLRAQARAEKEFDMAIGMVAITSRSMGAESCVKTVDWAIRHRKYIQAVDLADGEKIYPARDFIRPILKAKDAGLKVTIHSGEDTPASYVAETIRNFQPDRIGHGIHSIEDMKVVELIVERGITLEVNPWSNYLTNSVPTIEAHPLKRLFDLGVRVTINSDDPEVLETNVNNEYRIAHEILGMSMEDIHTCNRLAFESSFIDPAKTKPLWEKYFA
- a CDS encoding Zn-dependent hydrolase; protein product: MTQAFSSLRINPDRMLDSFNQLASIGATADSGVDRPTFSEAHLAARKWFRDHIEQSGFEFRTDGAGNHFAVLPCDDPSAPTLILGSHLDSVPNGGRFDGALGVMAALEVLKTVRENRIRLKVHLEAMDFTDEEGTLVGLLGSAALAGHLHPDDLQKPRGGRGKLLEGMQRAGLNESGMLNAARRKEDLAGYLELHIEQGKRLERANMDIGIVNAIVGIWSYRLTFIGKADHAGSTTMEDRRDASLGSSAFTLAAREMVMRKFPNCVVNVGRMEFAPGAFNIVPAQVDVSLEFRSPDEEQFDRLNQALLELAEREAGRFGLSLKTEYLGRHSPSLMDETIRNNFAEACNDLGLSHTPLPSGAGHDAQSLADVCPVGMIFVPSVDGASHSPREFTEWKDCVNGANVLLQAALRLGSG
- a CDS encoding Hsp20/alpha crystallin family protein codes for the protein MSNLIRWEPAREMMTLREAMDRLFDDAFTRPLSLTGNNWSIPAVDMYQTDNEVVVKAALPGIKADEVQINVTGEVLTIKGEARQDSETKEKAYHIREQRWGAFERSIVLPTEVVADKSKADFENGVLTITLPKADEVKPKTINIKTK
- a CDS encoding response regulator transcription factor, which gives rise to MADLDRRRILVVDDEERMVRFIRMNLEHDGFQVGEAFNGKQAIQKIRDFTPDLILLDVMMPDIDGFDVLETIRDFSNVPVIMLTAKGEEDDRVRGLEQGADDYITKPFSPRELVSRIKAVLRRTEGATGSMHGLIEIDKRLKIDFERREIWLEGKLVKLRPTEYRLLYHLVQNAGWVVSHDQLLQKVWGYEYRDEPHYVRLYINYLRQKLEKDPANPVYILTERGVGYRFVDFKRNKE